The stretch of DNA GCATCCCGCCGAAGTGGTCCAGGAAGCCGTCCGTCATCTTGAAGGCTCCCCCGTACGCGCCGATGTCTTCGCCCATCACGAAGACGCGCTCGTCGCGCTCCATCTCCTCCCACATCCCCTCGCGAATCGCCTCGAGCAGGGTGACGGGCTTGCCCTGCTCCGTCAGACGGACGTGCTCGGGCTTTTCAATCACGGTCGCCATCGTTCTCGGCGTCAGGCTCGGGTGGGATCGGCGGGCTCGTGGCGCGTCCAGGGCGCGTTCACGGGGCCGTCTGCGTACACGTCGGTCAGCGCTTCCTCGGGCGGCGGAAGCGGGCTCTTCTCGGCTTCGGCCACGGCCTCGTCCAGCTCGCGGTCGATCTGTTCGCCAATGCCCGTCAATTCCTGCGCGGTGGCCCAGCCGTTGTCCAGCAGCGCCTTGACGTAGCGGTCGATGGGATCGTTGGTGCTGGCCCAGTGCTCGATCTCGGCCGGGTCCACGTAGGTTTGCGCGTCGTGCTGCGCGTGGCCCTTGCGGCGGTACGTCATCACCTCGATCAGCGTGGCGCCCCCGCCGGACCGGGCACGCTCCACCGCCCGCTTGGACGCGCCGTAGACGGCCAGCATGTCGTTGCCGTCCACCTGCTCGCCGGCCATCCCGTAGCCAGGCGCCTTGTCGACGAACGACCTGGCGGCGGTCATGAACTTCGACGGCGTCGAGTACGCCCAGCGGTTGTTCTCGACGATCACCACCAGCGGCAGCTTCTGCACGGCGGCGAAGTTCACGCCCTCGTGGAACGCGCCGGTCGACGTGGCCCCGTCGCCGATATAGACCATGGCCACGCGGTCTTCGCCGCGCTGCTTGAAGGTGAGCGCCACCCCCGCCATCACCGGGATCAGGTCGCCCAGCGGGCTGATCTGCCCGACGAAGCCCCGATCGTAGTCGGTGATGTGGATGTTCAGCTCCTTGCCCCGTGCCAGCGAGTCGCCCTTGGCCATGTACTGCTTGACCACCTCCACGGGCTTGGCGCCGATGGTGAGCATGGATCCCAGGTTGCGGATCAGCGGCGACAGCATGTCTCCCGTGCCGTCCGTGCGACGCCTCAGCGCGTAGGCACTGGCGACGGACTCGCCTTCCTGCCCCAGCGAGCGGAAGAGCCCTCCGATCACCTTGCTCTGCTTGAACAGCAGCTCCAGCCGTTCTTCCAGGCTGCGCGTAAGCCGCACCAGCCGGTACATCTCCAGCAGCTGGTCGCGCGTCAGCCCGTG from Longimicrobium sp. encodes:
- a CDS encoding thiamine pyrophosphate-dependent dehydrogenase E1 component subunit alpha; amino-acid sequence: MANKTRARTTTIPHGLTRDQLLEMYRLVRLTRSLEERLELLFKQSKVIGGLFRSLGQEGESVASAYALRRRTDGTGDMLSPLIRNLGSMLTIGAKPVEVVKQYMAKGDSLARGKELNIHITDYDRGFVGQISPLGDLIPVMAGVALTFKQRGEDRVAMVYIGDGATSTGAFHEGVNFAAVQKLPLVVIVENNRWAYSTPSKFMTAARSFVDKAPGYGMAGEQVDGNDMLAVYGASKRAVERARSGGGATLIEVMTYRRKGHAQHDAQTYVDPAEIEHWASTNDPIDRYVKALLDNGWATAQELTGIGEQIDRELDEAVAEAEKSPLPPPEEALTDVYADGPVNAPWTRHEPADPTRA